The DNA region TAATAAGGTCTTTTCCCTTCATACTATCCAATCACTTAATCGAAGAAGATGCTTATTAGTTACCTTTGTAAGAGATCTCAGCCTTGTTCCTGTTCCCCCTGCTAAAATTACTCCTTTCATAGGTTAATAATCTCCTTATAAAAAAGCAAAGTATATCTTATGCATATTTTCATCGCTTTTTATTATTTATATCATGAGATTTAATAAAATAAAATATTATATTCCATAAAAGGTGTTGAGAAAGTAGGACAACAAAGATGACTTTCTTGAGATTTTGCGCAGTGGGTAAGCAATATTTCTCTTGCTTATTTCTTTTTATTTTGTTATAATTTTGCACCGAACGACGTTCGTTCAAAATAAGGAGTGAAGGAAATGAGGATAAGTAAAGAGCCTGAAATAAGAAAACAAGAGCTAATTGAGACTGCTCTTAAATTATTTTTGTCCAAGGGTTATGAGAAAACCTCTGTTAGGGATATTTTGCGAGAGGTAAAGGGATCTCCTGGGATGTTTTATTATTATTTTTCCTCAAAGGAGGAGATTTTTGAGGAGGCTATAAAATACTATGTGGAGAATTATATAAAAGAGCTTTCTCAAATTTTTAAAGATGAAAATTTAACCCTGCAGGAGAAATATCAAAAAATAGTCAATGCAGTGGTAAAAGCCTTTGAAGATATGAAGTCTCTTTCAGATATTTATTATAGTCCTCAATATTTTCCTTTAAGAGTTAAAGTATCTTTCAAAATCCTTGATGGATTGAGAGAGCCCTTTGCAGAACTGATTGAAAAGATTAAAAAGGACAGAAATCTTGACTCTAAAAAAACTGCTACCTTTATTCTTTATGGAGTATATGGGTTATTACACAAAAATGCAGAAAATTTAGGAGAGCCAAGTAGTATTCAGAGCATAATGAACTTTATCCTTGAGCTTACGGGGAAAATTTTGGGAACTTTAAGTATTTAGAAGGGGATGGTGATTGTGTATGAAGAAAATTTACCTATGGGCATTTAGACATTCTAAGCTGGTACTTATTTTTTCTTTGGCTTTATTTGTTTTTTCTTTATATCTCACCTTAAACTTAAAAGTTAATTATGACTTATATTCTCTTCTTCCTAAGGATTTATCCTCAGTAAAAGCTTTAAATACTTTGAGAGAGAAGTTTAAATTAGGAGAAGAAGGCTACATATTGCTTCCTTTTAAGGATCCAAAAGAGGCTGATGAATTTAAAAATAAAATTGCAAAAATAAATGGGGTTTCTAAGGTCTCATGGATCTCTGATTATCAAGATATCTTTGTTCCTGAATATTTTTGGAATGAGGATTTAAAAAGTAGGTTTATAAGAGATGGTTATACCTTTTTAAAAGTAGATTTTATAGAATCTTCTCAAAGTCCTTTAACTAAAAAAGCTTCTCAGGAGATAAGAAAGCTTCTTCTTAAGGGGGCTTATTTTACAGGAAACGTGGCTATTGCTGAAGATCTAAGCGATTTGACTCAAAGGGAAACTGCAAAATATCTTCTGATAGGAAGTATTTTTGTAATAATATTTTTGTTTTTTCTTTTGCCTTCTATGTATGTTCCTCTTCTTATCTACTACAATATTTTCCTTGCTATTTTGGTGAATACTGCCATCTCTACTTTAATAGGGCAGGAGATAAGCTTTTTAACCAGGATGCTTGTGAGTATACTTCAAATGGGAGTTACTATGGATTATGCCATATTCTTGTATCATAGATATGAGGAAGAGGCAAAGAATAATAGTAGAGAAGAAGCAGGATGGATTGCAGTAAAGACTACCGCTACAAGTATTATTGCAAGTGCAGGGACAACTATAGCAGGA from Dictyoglomus turgidum DSM 6724 includes:
- a CDS encoding TetR/AcrR family transcriptional regulator translates to MRISKEPEIRKQELIETALKLFLSKGYEKTSVRDILREVKGSPGMFYYYFSSKEEIFEEAIKYYVENYIKELSQIFKDENLTLQEKYQKIVNAVVKAFEDMKSLSDIYYSPQYFPLRVKVSFKILDGLREPFAELIEKIKKDRNLDSKKTATFILYGVYGLLHKNAENLGEPSSIQSIMNFILELTGKILGTLSI